A stretch of Sphingorhabdus sp. YGSMI21 DNA encodes these proteins:
- a CDS encoding LysR family transcriptional regulator — MDWEEVKTFRMVMKVGTVRAAAKQLGVHHSTVSRRIEQLEKSLDSRLFERRPEGYFPTASGEDLARVADRFSEELFAVERHIAGRDNELTGTLKVTMAEPFAVAFFADRLPEFCDAYPGLDLQILTSFDLLDVARREADIAIRMDNNPPDALVGKRLFSYYTSIYANPDYLARQDFENRPEDARWIGWSEHDGRYPDWTQDSEYARVPVWGSFASMTLQVQMARAGMGLVMVPCIAADGVPGLVRATNRDPVPSRDIWILTHEDLRRTARVRAFMDFAETVLRDNRAALQGILPD, encoded by the coding sequence ATGGACTGGGAAGAGGTCAAGACGTTCCGCATGGTTATGAAAGTCGGCACGGTGCGTGCCGCCGCCAAACAGCTTGGCGTGCACCACAGCACCGTAAGCCGCAGGATCGAACAATTGGAAAAGTCGCTCGACAGCCGTCTGTTCGAGCGCCGGCCGGAAGGCTATTTCCCGACCGCGTCGGGGGAGGATCTGGCGCGCGTCGCCGACCGGTTCTCTGAAGAATTATTTGCAGTGGAGCGCCATATCGCCGGGCGTGACAATGAACTGACCGGCACTCTCAAGGTGACCATGGCCGAACCCTTCGCGGTGGCCTTTTTCGCGGACCGCCTGCCCGAGTTCTGCGATGCCTATCCGGGGCTCGACCTGCAAATTCTTACCAGCTTCGACTTGCTCGATGTCGCCCGGCGGGAAGCGGATATCGCGATCCGGATGGACAATAATCCGCCCGATGCCCTGGTCGGCAAACGGCTGTTTTCCTATTATACGTCCATTTATGCCAACCCGGACTATCTGGCGCGTCAGGATTTTGAAAACCGGCCGGAAGATGCGCGTTGGATCGGCTGGAGCGAGCATGACGGCCGCTATCCCGACTGGACCCAGGACAGCGAATATGCGCGGGTGCCGGTCTGGGGCAGCTTTGCCAGCATGACTTTGCAGGTACAGATGGCGCGGGCCGGAATGGGTCTGGTGATGGTTCCCTGCATCGCCGCCGACGGCGTGCCCGGTCTGGTGCGGGCAACCAACCGCGATCCGGTACCCTCGCGCGATATCTGGATATTGACCCACGAGGATTTGCGCAGGACCGCCCGGGTTCGCGCCTTCATGGATTTTGCCGAAACGGTGCTGCGCGACAACCGGGCGGCCTTGCAGGGAATCCTGCCCGATTGA
- a CDS encoding MFS transporter: MNSPAPIESRAPARISELRLFLFALSSAAVIANGYYLHPLITPVAEEFGVSGATVGLAPAFNQIALALGILLLLPLGDRINNRTLVTIFVGGQFLAMLAMALSGSFVIFVAASSLLGFVTIAPYLLPAYVTKRVAPERIGHVTGIMTAGVTLGILGSRVGGGLLGHYFGWRSAYWVGVACMALLVILLPLIMERRRDEKPSGVEPPRYGELLRSLWPIMKSLPEVPLGGLIQALSFGLFLAIWLAIGLHLPRNGYGVDTVGYLAIIAIINVFGSPFAGRFADRIGAERARIYFSLAQLIGVCILPFAGQNLVLLVIAVIFNTIGGASVDICSRTILFKRAPEIRTRLMTIYIVIMFIGGGISSWLGAATYEYAGWPGISVMAICYALAIMGLSLWGLRFRQARA; the protein is encoded by the coding sequence ATGAACAGTCCCGCCCCGATCGAAAGCCGTGCGCCCGCCCGCATCAGCGAGCTGCGGCTCTTCCTCTTCGCGCTGTCGTCTGCGGCGGTGATCGCCAACGGCTATTATCTCCATCCCCTGATCACGCCGGTCGCCGAGGAATTCGGTGTCAGCGGCGCGACCGTCGGACTGGCTCCGGCGTTCAACCAGATCGCGCTTGCGCTGGGCATATTGCTGCTGTTGCCGCTTGGAGACCGGATCAACAACCGCACGCTGGTGACGATCTTTGTCGGCGGACAGTTTCTGGCGATGCTCGCCATGGCCCTGTCCGGCAGCTTCGTGATATTTGTCGCCGCTTCCTCGCTGCTCGGCTTTGTCACCATCGCCCCCTATCTGCTGCCGGCCTATGTGACGAAACGCGTGGCCCCGGAACGCATTGGCCATGTCACCGGCATCATGACCGCGGGCGTGACGCTCGGCATATTGGGCAGCCGGGTCGGCGGCGGTCTGCTCGGCCATTATTTCGGCTGGCGCTCGGCATATTGGGTCGGGGTGGCGTGCATGGCCTTGCTGGTGATCCTGCTGCCGCTGATCATGGAGCGCAGACGGGACGAGAAACCGTCTGGCGTCGAGCCACCGCGCTATGGCGAGCTGCTTCGCTCGCTCTGGCCGATCATGAAATCCCTGCCGGAGGTACCGCTGGGCGGGCTGATACAGGCGCTGTCCTTCGGCCTGTTTCTCGCTATCTGGCTGGCGATCGGCCTGCACTTGCCGCGCAACGGCTATGGTGTCGATACGGTTGGCTATCTGGCGATCATTGCCATTATCAACGTCTTCGGCTCGCCCTTTGCCGGCCGGTTCGCAGACCGTATCGGCGCCGAGCGCGCGCGCATCTATTTCTCGCTGGCACAGCTGATCGGTGTCTGCATCCTCCCCTTTGCCGGCCAGAATCTGGTCCTTCTGGTCATCGCGGTCATCTTCAATACGATTGGCGGAGCTTCGGTGGATATCTGCAGCCGGACAATCCTGTTCAAACGCGCGCCGGAGATCCGCACAAGGCTGATGACCATCTATATCGTCATCATGTTCATCGGCGGCGGCATATCGAGCTGGCTGGGCGCGGCGACATATGAATATGCCGGATGGCCCGGGATTTCGGTCATGGCGATCTGCTATGCGCTGGCCATCATGGGCCTGTCGCTCTGGGGCCTGCGCTTCCGCCAGGCCAGAGCCTAG
- a CDS encoding NADP-dependent oxidoreductase — protein sequence MTINRYWRLNSRPEAQDVSGSLSLESEPMPELADGEVLVKAAYLSMDAGTRMWMTEREDSYQPPLELGTKMVGLVLGHVAASRHDGFAEGDLVRGFGQWADFSVMQPELAGLVKVDNAIDDIKQHFGVLGFNGWTALWGIKETAGVKAGDNVLVSAAAGSTGVLACQVAKILGANVYGLAGGPDKCRWLEDELGITKAIDYKNDDIAAELAKVEGGINAYFDNVGGPILDAVLPNMALYGRIALCGLLAQYEGDGRGRGPEQFDQILMKRLRIEGFFSPDFADQGERLTVELKGWLDQGLIDTPFDVTEGIENVLTAYGKLFSGGNIGKVLVKV from the coding sequence ATGACCATCAACCGATATTGGCGGCTGAATTCTCGCCCCGAAGCACAGGATGTTTCAGGCTCGCTGTCGCTGGAAAGCGAGCCAATGCCGGAACTCGCCGATGGCGAGGTGCTGGTCAAAGCGGCCTATCTGTCGATGGACGCGGGCACGCGGATGTGGATGACCGAACGCGAGGACAGCTATCAGCCGCCGCTGGAACTCGGCACGAAGATGGTCGGGCTGGTGCTCGGCCATGTCGCGGCTTCCCGCCATGACGGTTTTGCCGAGGGCGATCTGGTGCGCGGATTCGGGCAATGGGCGGACTTTAGCGTGATGCAGCCGGAGTTGGCCGGACTGGTCAAGGTCGACAACGCCATCGACGATATCAAACAGCATTTCGGCGTGCTCGGCTTCAACGGCTGGACCGCGCTTTGGGGGATCAAGGAAACGGCAGGCGTGAAGGCCGGCGACAATGTGCTGGTCTCTGCCGCTGCCGGGTCTACCGGCGTGCTGGCCTGCCAGGTCGCGAAGATATTGGGCGCCAATGTCTATGGCCTTGCCGGAGGACCCGATAAATGCCGCTGGCTGGAAGACGAGCTCGGCATCACCAAGGCGATCGATTACAAGAATGACGATATCGCCGCCGAACTGGCCAAGGTCGAGGGTGGCATAAACGCCTATTTCGACAATGTCGGCGGGCCGATACTCGACGCGGTGCTGCCCAATATGGCGCTCTACGGCCGGATCGCGCTTTGCGGTCTGCTCGCCCAATATGAGGGCGACGGCCGCGGGCGCGGGCCGGAGCAGTTCGACCAGATATTGATGAAGCGGCTGCGCATCGAAGGCTTTTTCTCGCCCGATTTTGCCGATCAGGGCGAACGGCTGACGGTGGAGCTGAAAGGCTGGCTCGACCAGGGACTGATCGACACGCCGTTCGACGTGACCGAAGGGATCGAGAATGTCCTGACCGCTTATGGAAAATTGTTCAGCGGCGGCAATATCGGCAAGGTGCTGGTGAAGGTCTAG
- a CDS encoding MAPEG family protein: MTIPIIAAFTGAILVILQAILMIAVGMHRIRNRIALGTGGDPALERKVRRHANLAENAALFIVVLALAEMTVVPNDIVRIIAIVFIIGRILHAIALSTVSGSHGAETGKIFQAFRAIGALSTFGSFIALGGYLVAGLF, encoded by the coding sequence ATGACCATACCGATTATCGCGGCCTTTACCGGCGCTATTCTCGTTATATTGCAGGCGATATTGATGATTGCGGTCGGCATGCACCGCATCCGCAACCGGATTGCCCTGGGCACCGGCGGCGATCCGGCGCTGGAACGCAAGGTCCGTCGTCATGCCAATCTCGCCGAAAATGCCGCCCTGTTCATCGTCGTGCTGGCGCTGGCGGAAATGACGGTGGTGCCCAATGATATCGTCCGGATCATCGCCATCGTCTTCATCATCGGCCGCATTTTGCACGCCATTGCCCTGTCGACGGTTTCCGGTTCGCACGGTGCGGAAACCGGCAAGATTTTTCAGGCCTTCCGGGCCATAGGCGCGCTCAGCACCTTTGGCAGCTTCATCGCGCTGGGCGGCTATCTGGTCGCCGGCCTGTTCTAG
- a CDS encoding DUF1993 domain-containing protein: MTTALSRIFKDSTAQAFRGLTTVLEKARATAEAAGTAEEAYLGARLFPDMNDLKWQVQMITEFAVRGAARMSGTTPDDLPNLPMEGETFDALIGRIAECAATVAATDDATIDGNAGMKITMPIGPEQTIELDGETYVLSFFLPNLYFHVTTAYNLLRMQGVAIGKREYMGM, from the coding sequence ATGACCACTGCCCTCTCCAGGATTTTCAAAGACTCCACCGCGCAGGCGTTTCGCGGACTGACCACGGTTCTGGAAAAGGCCAGGGCAACCGCAGAGGCAGCCGGGACCGCCGAAGAGGCCTATCTCGGCGCGCGCCTGTTTCCCGACATGAACGATCTGAAATGGCAGGTGCAGATGATCACCGAATTTGCCGTTCGTGGTGCGGCGCGGATGAGCGGAACCACGCCCGACGATCTGCCGAACCTGCCGATGGAAGGGGAAACATTCGACGCCCTGATCGGACGGATTGCCGAATGTGCGGCGACAGTCGCCGCTACCGATGATGCGACGATCGATGGCAATGCCGGCATGAAAATCACCATGCCGATCGGTCCGGAACAGACCATCGAGCTGGACGGCGAGACCTATGTTCTCAGCTTCTTCCTGCCCAATCTCTACTTCCACGTCACCACCGCCTATAATCTGTTGCGGATGCAAGGTGTAGCGATCGGCAAACGCGAATATATGGGCATGTAG
- a CDS encoding DUF2474 family protein has protein sequence MAFDPLSTDGKKADGAPLPKRLLWMLAYWAMGVLAVGTVGYFIRFWIKT, from the coding sequence ATGGCTTTTGATCCGCTCTCGACCGACGGCAAAAAGGCCGACGGCGCACCTTTGCCGAAACGCTTGCTCTGGATGCTCGCCTATTGGGCGATGGGCGTGCTGGCAGTCGGCACAGTCGGCTATTTCATCCGCTTCTGGATCAAGACCTGA
- the cydB gene encoding cytochrome d ubiquinol oxidase subunit II, whose translation MNGIDLTVIWAGIIAFAVVVYVIMDGFDLGIGILFPNFKVGQDRDTAMNSIAPVWDGNETWLVLGGGGLLAAFPLAYAIILPALYAPLIAMLLGLVLRGVAFEFRWRDPSHRARWDFAFTAGSVIATFAQGVTLGALLQGITVEGRAYAGGWWEWLTPFSILTGFALLAGYALLGCCWLIWKTEGPLQRQCYSYAGRLGILLLLAIIAVSAATPFLEEEYYSRWLAYPGVLATAQIPLATLVVSVLFFRSLSKRQEAAPFFYALGLFGLCLVGLAVSMWPDVIPGRVTIWEAAAPYESQLFMLVGAAIMVPVILAYTAWAYWVFRGKVGSDGYH comes from the coding sequence ATGAACGGCATCGACCTGACCGTCATCTGGGCTGGCATCATCGCCTTTGCCGTGGTCGTCTATGTGATCATGGACGGGTTCGATCTCGGCATCGGCATCTTGTTTCCCAATTTCAAGGTCGGCCAGGACCGCGACACGGCGATGAACAGCATCGCGCCGGTCTGGGACGGCAATGAGACCTGGCTGGTGCTGGGTGGTGGTGGATTGCTGGCCGCTTTCCCGCTCGCCTATGCGATCATCCTGCCAGCGCTCTACGCGCCTTTGATCGCTATGCTGCTGGGTTTGGTGCTGCGCGGCGTGGCCTTCGAGTTCCGCTGGCGCGATCCCTCGCACCGGGCCCGCTGGGACTTCGCCTTTACCGCCGGATCAGTGATCGCGACCTTTGCGCAGGGAGTCACCCTCGGCGCCCTCTTGCAGGGCATCACGGTCGAGGGCCGCGCTTATGCCGGCGGCTGGTGGGAATGGCTGACCCCGTTCAGCATATTAACCGGCTTTGCCCTGCTGGCCGGCTATGCGCTGCTCGGCTGCTGCTGGCTGATCTGGAAAACCGAAGGCCCGCTGCAGCGCCAGTGCTACAGCTATGCCGGCCGGCTCGGCATCTTGCTGTTGCTCGCGATCATCGCGGTCAGCGCCGCCACGCCCTTTCTCGAGGAAGAATATTACAGCCGCTGGCTCGCCTATCCCGGCGTACTGGCCACCGCGCAGATCCCGCTGGCGACGCTGGTCGTCTCGGTGCTGTTTTTCCGCAGCCTGTCCAAACGCCAGGAAGCCGCACCCTTTTTCTACGCGCTCGGACTGTTCGGGCTGTGTCTCGTTGGCCTTGCGGTCTCGATGTGGCCGGATGTCATCCCCGGCCGGGTCACGATCTGGGAAGCCGCCGCTCCCTATGAAAGCCAGCTGTTCATGCTGGTCGGCGCGGCCATCATGGTCCCGGTCATCCTCGCCTACACCGCCTGGGCCTATTGGGTGTTCCGTGGCAAGGTCGGATCGGACGGTTACCATTAA
- a CDS encoding TonB family protein, whose protein sequence is MNYVAETGWRQRTKSIAGVIFIHLAIGYALVSAMGMDVAKTVTAGFTVINVTPPLPPEPAPAEKPAEALEKPTSPENLNAAPTQIVAPIPEIKLEIESPVIAAPVAGPGDESSAGASDQAGPGFGSGGQGDGYGGGGIVSGPRYVSGAISRKDIPRSVWQSGNRGNVVAHFTVGADGRASDCRIHQSSGHATLDATTCKLIEQRFRFEPARDASGRAVARPYGWLQEWWQDGRGPQRAD, encoded by the coding sequence ATGAACTATGTGGCGGAAACCGGCTGGCGGCAGCGCACCAAATCCATAGCGGGCGTGATCTTCATTCATCTCGCGATCGGCTATGCGCTGGTCAGCGCTATGGGCATGGACGTTGCAAAGACTGTGACGGCGGGATTCACGGTCATCAATGTCACGCCACCGCTGCCGCCGGAGCCAGCCCCCGCCGAGAAGCCGGCGGAAGCCTTGGAAAAGCCAACCTCGCCGGAAAATCTGAACGCTGCGCCGACCCAGATTGTGGCGCCGATACCGGAGATCAAACTCGAGATAGAATCGCCGGTGATTGCCGCGCCGGTTGCCGGACCTGGAGATGAATCCAGCGCCGGTGCTTCCGATCAGGCCGGGCCGGGCTTCGGCAGTGGCGGGCAGGGTGATGGCTACGGCGGCGGTGGTATTGTCTCCGGTCCGCGCTATGTTTCCGGGGCAATCAGCCGCAAGGATATCCCACGATCCGTTTGGCAATCCGGCAATCGGGGCAATGTGGTGGCCCATTTCACCGTCGGCGCGGATGGCCGGGCAAGCGACTGCCGGATTCACCAATCCAGTGGTCACGCCACCCTTGATGCCACCACTTGCAAGCTGATTGAACAGCGTTTTCGCTTTGAACCGGCGCGGGACGCAAGCGGCCGGGCGGTGGCGCGACCCTATGGCTGGCTGCAGGAATGGTGGCAGGATGGCCGCGGGCCGCAGCGGGCCGACTGA
- a CDS encoding DJ-1/PfpI family protein → MTDSPKPFHIVFLLFDGITQLDFTGPAQVLCRIPGAVVHTAAKDIKPIQTDSGFAILPSTDFIGCPQADLLCVPGGFGTRDVIQDEATLQFMRDQAAAARYVTSVCTGSLALGAAGLLEGRRATSHWAYTGLLEKFGATHEKARVVKDGNIITAGGVTSGIDFALTVVAEIAGQQWAESIQLSLEYDPHPPFDSGHPDVADPDLLAALLDRVYEKAAGDLADIIDRP, encoded by the coding sequence ATGACCGACAGTCCGAAACCCTTTCACATCGTCTTTCTGCTGTTTGACGGCATCACCCAGCTGGATTTTACCGGTCCAGCGCAGGTGCTTTGCCGGATTCCCGGCGCCGTCGTTCACACGGCGGCGAAGGATATCAAGCCGATACAGACAGACAGCGGTTTCGCCATTCTCCCCTCGACCGATTTCATCGGCTGCCCGCAAGCCGACCTGCTGTGCGTGCCCGGCGGTTTCGGCACCCGGGATGTCATTCAGGATGAAGCCACGCTGCAATTCATGCGCGATCAGGCCGCGGCTGCCCGATATGTCACCTCGGTATGCACCGGTTCGCTGGCGCTCGGCGCGGCAGGGCTGCTGGAGGGCAGGCGGGCGACCAGCCATTGGGCCTATACCGGCCTGCTCGAAAAATTCGGCGCAACGCATGAAAAAGCGCGGGTGGTCAAGGATGGCAATATCATCACCGCCGGCGGGGTAACTTCGGGCATCGACTTCGCCCTGACCGTGGTGGCGGAAATCGCCGGACAGCAATGGGCCGAATCAATCCAGCTCAGCCTCGAATATGATCCGCACCCGCCGTTCGACAGCGGCCACCCCGATGTCGCCGATCCCGATCTGCTCGCTGCCCTGCTGGACCGCGTCTACGAAAAGGCGGCCGGGGATCTGGCCGACATTATTGATAGGCCATAG
- a CDS encoding GGDEF domain-containing protein, which translates to MNTTMSSLSPVRQTAIISAIAALLSVTFTGIVYFLFFGVDDRFWPALNMSFLIPWAITFPLGLYMSKQRFKLVRLTNRLKETQSDLRQANKALEQRANFDGMTGLLSRDSFFAQLDILRVNDQSNVLMIVDVDHFKKINDNFGHPIGDKALILLGDVFRKILRKDDVVGRIGGEEFGIFLPDTSAPEGQIIGEIIRHEIENTIFEPHRNMRHVITVSIGVADIAPHQDRAALMGNADTALFTAKRRGRNQVALFEPGMSAKPRPVHDRVQDFKPFVVHSNFR; encoded by the coding sequence ATGAACACAACAATGTCCAGCTTGTCGCCCGTTCGACAGACCGCCATCATTTCGGCCATCGCGGCATTGTTATCGGTTACGTTCACCGGAATCGTCTATTTCCTGTTCTTCGGCGTGGACGACCGTTTCTGGCCGGCGCTCAACATGTCTTTTCTGATTCCCTGGGCGATTACCTTCCCGCTGGGCCTTTACATGTCGAAACAGCGGTTCAAGCTCGTCCGGCTGACCAACCGGCTCAAGGAAACGCAATCCGACTTGCGCCAAGCGAACAAGGCGCTCGAACAGCGGGCCAATTTCGACGGCATGACCGGGTTGCTCAGCCGCGACAGCTTTTTCGCCCAGCTCGATATATTGCGCGTGAATGACCAGTCCAATGTGCTGATGATCGTCGACGTTGATCACTTCAAGAAAATCAACGATAATTTCGGACATCCGATAGGCGACAAGGCGCTGATCCTGCTGGGTGACGTCTTCCGGAAAATCTTGCGCAAGGATGACGTGGTCGGCCGGATCGGCGGCGAGGAATTCGGCATATTCCTGCCCGACACCAGCGCGCCGGAAGGACAGATCATCGGCGAGATCATCCGGCACGAGATCGAGAACACGATCTTCGAGCCGCACCGCAATATGCGGCATGTGATCACGGTCAGCATCGGCGTTGCCGATATCGCCCCGCATCAGGACCGGGCCGCGCTCATGGGCAATGCGGACACCGCCTTGTTCACCGCCAAACGGCGCGGGCGCAACCAGGTTGCGCTGTTCGAACCGGGCATGAGCGCCAAGCCGCGCCCCGTCCACGATCGGGTCCAGGATTTCAAACCATTTGTCGTCCATTCAAATTTCCGCTGA
- the polA gene encoding DNA polymerase I, translating into MTDPTDSKPNHLYLVDGSAYIFRAYHRLPPLTNVRGEPVGAVYGYTTMLWKLADELNKADGPTHMAVVLDKAGTSFRNDLYDQYKANRPEAPEDLKPQFPMIRDATRAFSLPLIEEENVEADDMIASYTKAALAEGWKVTIVSSDKDLMQLIEPHDDSRVDMLDTMKNARMNRATVEEKFGVGPEKLGDVLGLMGDSSDNIPGVPGIGPKTASKLINEYGDIESVLAAAPEMKKSKMRDNLVEFADQARLSRELVTLREDCPLPDTLESFLIQDIPDGPLREFLADHGFNSLLRKLGGDGHAEPQNPDVAEEAGTPVAAKLPDAPAIDRSTYECVQDIDTLDQWIARATAQGVCAVDLETDSLESVTARIVGVCLATGPNEACYVPLGHGSGDMFGETPQQIGLEDALAKLKPLLEDDAVLKVGQNLKYDMGVLAQHDISIAPFDDTLVMSFNLDAGLHGHGMDELSKLHLGHECISFKSLTGTGKKAIGFAEVPLDKATEYGAEDADVTLRLWEILRLRMVPERATRVYQMVDRPLVPVIAGMEASGVLVDREELARLSKTFAEEMEKLEADIHELAGESFSIGSPKQLGEILFGKLGLKGGKKGKSGQYSTDVTVLERLAGDGEPIAQKVVDWRQLAKLKSTYTDALQEQINPETGRVHTSYSLSGAQTGRLSSTEPNLQNIPIRTEIGRQIRQAFVAAPGNVILAADYSQIELRLAAHIADVETLKEAFANGEDIHNRTARELFGAEDRDARARAKTINFAILYGISRWGLAKRLEVDPDEAQAMIDTYFERFPGINQYISKTLQSVRETGYTETLFGRKTWFERIKSPNQAERQGSERAAINAPIQGTSADIIKRAMARMLPALAEAGLDKVRMLMQVHDELVFELPEGDVEAASTVIRTVMSGAAEPAVKLSVPLDVDIGTGKSWDEAH; encoded by the coding sequence ATGACGGACCCTACAGACAGCAAACCCAACCATCTCTATCTTGTTGACGGCTCGGCCTATATTTTCCGTGCCTATCACCGCCTGCCGCCGCTGACCAATGTCCGCGGCGAACCGGTCGGCGCGGTCTATGGCTATACGACGATGTTGTGGAAGCTCGCCGACGAGCTGAACAAGGCCGACGGTCCGACCCATATGGCGGTGGTGCTGGACAAGGCGGGAACCAGTTTCCGCAACGATCTCTATGATCAGTATAAGGCCAACCGGCCGGAGGCACCGGAGGATCTGAAGCCGCAATTCCCGATGATCCGCGATGCCACGCGGGCATTCTCGCTGCCGCTGATCGAGGAAGAAAATGTCGAGGCCGACGACATGATCGCCTCTTATACCAAGGCGGCTCTGGCCGAGGGCTGGAAGGTCACGATCGTCTCGTCCGACAAGGATCTGATGCAGCTGATCGAGCCGCATGACGACAGCCGCGTCGACATGCTCGATACGATGAAGAACGCCCGGATGAACCGCGCCACGGTCGAGGAGAAATTCGGCGTCGGGCCGGAGAAGCTGGGCGATGTGCTTGGCTTGATGGGCGACAGTTCGGACAATATCCCCGGCGTGCCGGGCATCGGGCCGAAGACGGCGTCCAAATTGATCAACGAATATGGTGATATCGAAAGCGTTCTCGCCGCCGCGCCGGAGATGAAGAAATCCAAGATGCGCGACAATTTGGTCGAATTTGCCGATCAGGCGCGGCTGTCGCGCGAGCTGGTGACCCTGCGCGAGGATTGCCCGCTGCCCGATACGCTGGAGAGTTTCCTGATCCAGGATATTCCCGATGGGCCGCTGCGCGAATTTCTGGCGGATCACGGGTTCAACAGCCTGCTCCGCAAACTGGGTGGCGACGGCCATGCCGAACCGCAAAATCCCGATGTGGCGGAGGAAGCCGGTACTCCGGTTGCCGCAAAATTGCCGGACGCACCGGCGATAGATCGCAGCACTTATGAATGTGTGCAGGACATTGATACGCTGGACCAGTGGATCGCGCGGGCAACGGCGCAAGGCGTCTGCGCGGTGGATCTGGAAACCGACAGTCTCGAAAGCGTCACCGCGCGCATCGTCGGCGTCTGTCTGGCCACCGGTCCCAACGAGGCCTGCTATGTCCCGCTCGGCCATGGCAGCGGCGACATGTTCGGCGAGACGCCGCAGCAGATCGGGCTGGAGGATGCGCTGGCGAAGCTCAAGCCGCTGCTCGAGGATGATGCGGTGCTGAAAGTCGGTCAGAATCTGAAATATGACATGGGCGTACTGGCCCAGCATGATATCAGCATCGCGCCTTTTGACGACACTTTGGTGATGAGTTTCAATCTCGATGCCGGCCTGCATGGTCATGGTATGGACGAACTTTCCAAGCTGCATCTCGGGCACGAATGTATCAGCTTCAAGTCGCTCACCGGCACCGGCAAGAAGGCGATCGGCTTTGCCGAAGTGCCGCTCGACAAGGCGACCGAATATGGCGCGGAGGACGCCGATGTCACGCTGCGCCTGTGGGAAATATTGCGGCTGCGGATGGTCCCGGAACGGGCGACGCGTGTCTATCAGATGGTCGACCGTCCACTGGTGCCGGTGATTGCCGGGATGGAAGCCAGCGGCGTGCTGGTCGACCGCGAGGAACTGGCGCGATTGTCCAAGACATTTGCCGAGGAAATGGAAAAGCTGGAAGCGGATATCCACGAACTGGCGGGCGAATCCTTTTCCATCGGCAGTCCCAAGCAGCTGGGTGAAATCCTGTTCGGCAAGCTCGGTCTGAAGGGCGGCAAGAAGGGTAAGTCTGGTCAATATTCGACCGATGTCACGGTGCTCGAACGGCTGGCCGGCGATGGTGAACCGATCGCGCAAAAGGTGGTCGACTGGCGGCAGCTGGCGAAGCTGAAATCCACCTATACCGATGCGCTGCAGGAGCAGATCAATCCGGAAACCGGACGGGTGCACACGTCCTACAGCCTGAGCGGCGCGCAGACCGGTCGGCTGTCCTCGACCGAACCCAATTTGCAGAATATCCCGATCCGCACCGAGATCGGGCGGCAGATACGGCAGGCCTTTGTCGCTGCACCGGGCAATGTCATTCTCGCCGCCGACTATAGCCAGATCGAACTCCGGCTGGCGGCGCATATCGCCGATGTAGAGACATTGAAGGAGGCGTTTGCGAACGGCGAGGATATCCATAACCGGACCGCGCGCGAGCTGTTCGGGGCCGAAGACCGCGACGCCCGCGCCCGTGCCAAGACGATCAATTTCGCCATACTCTACGGCATTTCGCGCTGGGGTCTGGCCAAGCGGCTCGAGGTTGATCCGGATGAAGCCCAAGCGATGATCGATACCTATTTCGAGCGTTTTCCCGGCATCAACCAGTATATCTCGAAGACGCTGCAATCGGTCCGCGAGACCGGCTATACCGAGACATTATTTGGCCGAAAGACATGGTTCGAGCGGATCAAATCCCCCAATCAGGCCGAACGTCAGGGCAGCGAGCGGGCCGCGATCAACGCGCCGATCCAGGGCACCAGCGCCGACATTATCAAGCGCGCGATGGCGCGGATGCTGCCTGCCCTGGCCGAGGCCGGACTGGATAAGGTCCGGATGCTGATGCAGGTCCACGATGAACTGGTCTTCGAATTGCCCGAGGGTGATGTCGAAGCCGCCAGCACGGTGATCCGCACGGTCATGTCCGGCGCGGCGGAACCGGCGGTAAAACTATCGGTGCCGCTGGATGTGGATATCGGGACTGGCAAGAGCTGGGACGAGGCGCACTAG